CTAAATCTGGCCTTCCCCAGTGAATGCTGTGTCAGGGGCCCAGAGCCAGGGCTTTGGGCAGGtgtgtttgattctttttttacTCTGGGGTGGGAGATTGGAGTGCAGGAGCCTCAGCCTTTACCCCATCTTCCTTCTGTCTCTAGTTATCACCGCTGTGAGTTCAAGATCCCACTGGCCATAAAAAAAGGTGAGTAGTGAATGTCCTCAAGTGGGGTTTTGGAGTCAGTTTCCTACTATAGGAAGGGCGAAGGATCCAAGCAGAGAAGATTCGGTTTGAGGAGCCTTTGCTCACCTGCTTCTGCCCATAGCTTCACTCCTGTGGGTTGGATTCCTTGTTCTGGGGGCAGCTTTGTTCTTGGTCTGTAGTCTCCTGGAGGCCCTCAGAGTCTTTCCCTCTCACTGTGGCATTGCTAACCTCTGGAGAGAGAGTTCTGTCTGCAGATCCAGGTGCTCCCAGCTCATCCTTGATGCCTGCCAGCCTTGGAACTGCTGCTCACTGCCAGGTGGTATGGCTCTTGGCTTACtgatctgccccccacccccacccccacccccgccttccACACTGGAGCTCCAGAACGGCCTGTCTGTCTATCCACATACTCCAACCCCAGTGCAAAGGGTGGCCAAGTCTGGATTCTGCCTAGGGCTGGGGCCACGGATGGGGCTGAGCCATCTACCTGGGCAGTAGTGGAACTGACTCCAGACTGGGCCAGCTACCAATTGTCCCCAtgttctctttttcagaaaatgcagatcGTCAGTTAGAAACATGCACGACCTACAGCAAGGTGAGCTCCTGCTCTCCCACCTGATGTAGTCTGAGAATGAGGTGGGTGCCAACAGCCTGAGGTTCAGTTCCCTGCTAACTACttattgttctctctctctcctgcagtGGGACAACATCCAGGAGCTCCTGGGCCACCCTGTGGAGAAACCCGTTGTCCTACACAGGTAAGTGGGAGGTTGCTGTCTCTGACAACCCCATCCTGCTCCTCAGCCCAGGAAGTCCAGGGAAGACCAGCAGTGAGTATTACTTAGAAATTGTAGAAGTTTCTGGTACTGCCACAAATACACTTCTTGCCCCACCTGCACACTAGAACTGGACTCATGGTTCTGCATGATTACCTTGACAGAGAGGTGGACCCCTAGGGTTAGCTCACCTCTTCCCACCCTACCTCCAGTTATGGGGACTCTCTCACCCCTGGCTGACATCAGGCAGAAAGGTGGTTTCGACTGgctgtcctgggctttttttcccattgaggcTGCTGCCTACTGTAGTCCACAGTCCCATTCTTATTGCTGTGCCACCCGAGTATCCCTCTCACTTGAAAAGGCCCTCTTTCCCGACTTCTTTCTCAGCTGCCATTCTTTGCCTAATTGGGCTGTGTAGCATTTAGACCTGAGAGAGGCCCCTCAAGGGCCTGCATGGGAGATAAGACATATACTCAGAGCCACAAGAGGCTGCTGAGCAAGAGTCCCTATCCCAAAAGGGACTGGAGCCCTGCCTGGTGTTAACTTCTATCTGCTCCTCTAATTCTGGCTTCTCTGGTCTCAGGTCATCCTCCCCAAACAACACCAATCCATTTGGGTCCACGTTCTGCTTTGGGCTTCAGCGGATGATCTTTGAGGTAAACCTGGGGAGCCCTAGTGATAGGTGGCTAAGGGGTTGACTGTCATGGCAGGGGCAGGCAAGTGATTGTGGAAGATTGGGGAGGGCCTAACTGCCACGCGAGGCAGGTTAACCATGCCCCAGCAACCTTGTCTGCTGAGAACTTGCCTGTCCACACTTGATCATTGAGGGTCCAGAAATGATGTTGGGGAAATTCAGAGTCACGGATGCTGAAGCAACAAGATGAGAAGTAATGGAAATCCCCCATTTTTATCTGAAAATGGGTTCAGCAGGGAAAGGAACCACAGGACAGGTGGGGCTCAGCCAATGAAGTACTGGGGCCTTTGTGTGCCTCATGAATAAATGGACTGAGTAGCTATAGAGGCCCCACTGGCTTGGGAGAAGAATGAGctatccctgttttcctttctggaTACCATATCTTCACTAAGCCCTTAGCAGTTGCAGAAGGGCTGGACAAATGAGCGTGGTGAAAGCTATATATTGCATGCGGTAAAAGCAAACACCCTGGGGGCTCCCAGCATGAACTGGGGGATGTTGATGGATCCAAGCCCAGCCCTGTGTGTAGGCATACACAAGCGCCAGCCCCTGTGCACAGGACCTGGCTCAAATCCATTCTCTGGAGTCACAGCTCCAGTGCTCATCCCACTGGTGGGGTTTGTAAGTCTAGCCACTGACTTGGCCTACATCCTTCGTACCACTCCCCCTTGACCCACTGTCTTCTCATGCCAGGTCATGCAGAACAACCACATTGCCTCAGTGACCCTGTATGGCCCTCCTAGGCCTGGTGCCCACCTGAGAACAGCGGAGCTCCCCTAGGAACATCACCACTCATGCCCCTCTACCCCAGGGAACTGTGCATCATATCCTGCTCAGTGGGCTTTGGTGTGCCCCCTGTGGGTTTTCTTGGACTTCTTGCCAGTGTTGAAGGGCAGTTGTGATGCTCTGAAGTGGGGCTCGGGCTAGGTGCTCTGCTGTGGGGTGAGGGGCCCGgatattgctctgtcttcttcaGCCTGCCAGCACCAGACGACACGGAGAAGCACAAACTCTGAGCCTTGATACCTGGACCCAGGAGCTCTTGACTAACGTAAGAGGCAGGGTCCTGTCTCCTCTATGGCAACCCTGTTCCCCACATACTGGGGAAACTTGGGGTTCTTTCTGTGGTTGAGGACTCAGTCATCCAGGACGAGGACAAGGAGTCCTGCCTTTGGCCTCACATTGCCACATGACCCTTACATGTCCATCTTACTCGGTTGTGACATTTGCACTACATCCACTTTAGTTACTGTGGCTAAGGTGGCCCACCTgccttttccattcctttcttgcACGTGCTCCCTGCCAGGCCCAGTAGGTAGATCCAACTGGTTGAAACACAGCTTTCTACCATCCAGGTACATGCCCAGGCCTGGTTTTTACCCCTCTTGGAGCCTTCAGGTTCACCTACCTGTGCCCCCATTCTGTCCCAACCTGGCTGGGGGCTGCACATTTCATcctgtttgcctttttttaatttaatgccaAAGTTTTAGCCAAAGACATCTTCCCTTTGTTGTGTTCCAGCATTCTGCACTGTGGGCTGGCTCCCTGCCCCATCCCTGGGCCCTGTCCCTTGGCCAGGCCCATTCATGGCTCAAGACCTCTGGTGGCTAAAGGAGGACTGGGCTGCTAAGGAGAGTAGCAtatgtgctttaaaaatattaatcctTTTGAAAAGAATTGAGAAGAGAAATGTATAATatcccatttttaatattttggccTAGCAACTTGTGATACATAGATGACAATTTTGTGAGTTTTTCAAATGTGTGTACAGACTTTTGTAAATATGACTCTTTTGTAATTAACTCATGTATAGCCTCATCATGTATAGTTTAATGATGAATGCACAGGGGACCTGCCCCAGGCTCCTGTGTGTGTTTCCCAGGCAAACAGCCAGGCTTGTGTGGTGCTCCCGTGACTCTGTGACTGACTAGTGTCTTCCCATGTGGACCAGGGCCTGGCCAGAGAACCCCACATACATATCCCATTGTCAGGGGCAGCTAGGACTGTTCCCCATCAGCCTTCCTTATCCCCTGCCCAATCCCCACCCCCAATAAAGCACCTATGCCCTCAGCAACTGCCTATATGTGCTGTTGCTGAGATGTTTGTACTAAAATATGTGTGGGTGTTGGTTTTTGTTGGGAAAAGGGGGTAAGTAGTTGAAGACTATGGGAAAACTTGCAGTGGAGGGGTGTTAGGGGGAGAGGGTCCTTGGCTCCTCCAAAGAGGATGGTACACAGCATTAAGTAGGAGATTTGCATAGTTCTGTGCGTGTAGGTTCTTGGAGGTGGGGAAAAACTTTTTTAAGACCGTGCACTCAATCACTCCTGTGTTTGGCTCCAACCCTGGAGTTCAGCTGGACCAGGgcatggtggggtggggtggggtggggtggggatgggggtgggggtccagAAAAGCAGACCTCAGGGGAAGATCTACAGACTGGCCAGGGCTAGGAACCAAAACTTCTACCCTCGGTTGAATTTGGCAGAATGCCTGCCAGGTCCAAGACAGCTGAGGCCagccctaccccaccccaccaccaggcCTTGGTTAAAGAGGCCTGCATGCATCTGCATCATCCCAGGGGTTCCAAACCAAGGAGCAAGTGGGCACAGgagcccctctcccaccccaaacAGCTACTAGGTACTAGGAGGACCAAATGTGTCTTAGAAATAAGTACCTTGCTTATTTGTAGCAAAAGCCTGGTGTTCAGCCACCTCAGCCCTGGCTGTCTTTAACAGGTCAGGCTCCATTACCTGATCCCAAATTGCTCCCCCTTTTTGGGGAAGAACCATATACGCTACAATAACTTCGGAGAAACTCTCTCTTCAAGAACGACTCTCCCACTCCATCCTGGGTCTGAATAAGGGGAGCTTGGGGTAGGGATGGGTGGCTAGGGGCCCCACTGGAAGGGGCCTGCTGCAGCAGGCCATGGACGTGCACAGGCTGTCCCATGTGGCCCGTGTAGTAGGCGCCACATAAGCCAGATGTCAGCGGCCGAGAGCCCGTGTACTACAACCAGCTCCCGGTAAAAGCAGGGGTCGAAGGTGCGCAGGTGCGGTGCGGCCGAAGGCGGAGAGATGCCAAAGGTGCGGAAAGCGGGGTGAGGTTCCGGTGTGAGCCGCAGGCGCTGTAGACACATGCCCAGAAAGACATCGTCGATAGGGAAGAGCTCAACCTGCGCGCAGGCGTCAGCCAGGCGGTGCAGCGTGGCCCCAGAAAGCACAAAGCCACCACCACCCGCGTAGGCTGGGTAGGCCTGCAGGCCGTACACAGCCTCTGGTATATAGTACTTGCTGGCCCGCACGCGGATTGGCCGCGCCTGCACAATCACGTCACCCGCAAGCAGGTCCTGTGCCGGATCCCTTGGTGCCAGGAACTCCAGCAGGTTTCCCACGTGCACGAACACGTCGGAGTCACCCTTAAAAACAAAACGTACGTCGGGGCAGAAGGCCGAGGCCCAGGCCAGAAAGTGGATCTCTTTGAGCGTTAGGTTGAAGAAAGTGTCGTCGAAGGCCCAGAGCAGTATGTCCTTGTAGGCACTGCTCTCGGCACGCAACAAGACGCGCCAGTGCCCTCGCGTGCCCGCCCCGTCCACGTCTGCCCCGTCAGTGCCCGCGCCCCTGGGCACGCCCAGCAAGAACACGCGGCGCACGAGCGCCCCCTGCACGCGGCCTTCAGCGCCCCACGTTTGGCGCACGGCTTGACGCCGCTCGAAGTCGGCCGCCACCGACTTGACAGCGATGAGCAGGTCGGGTGGGCCACTGCGCTCGCCATCGCCTCGGCACTTGTGCGGCTGGTTCATGAGCAGAGGGAAGCGCCGCTGGTCCTTGGCGCGCAGGTAACCGCGGAAATCAAAGGGTCCTGTAGGCGTGGGCGGCGCTAGCGTATCCCCTTCATAGGCCGGCGGGTCTGCGCCCGCCTCGGGTGCTTGGAAGACGCGGGGCCGGTGGCTGGGCCTCGGCGCTGCCCTTCCCAGCGCTCGCGGCGCGCTCGTTGTCGGGGCCGCGCCTTCACGTTGCGAGTAGAGCAGGAGGCCGAGCGCAGAGCCGAGGAGCAGTGTGAGCGCCGCGTCGCCGCGTAGGCGCAGCCTGCGCCGCATATCCGCGTGGCTGGCGCTGGCGCCCCCTGCGGCAAGACACAGTCAGGAACTCGCGAGGCCCAAGCCCAGTGGGACTCCTGGCCCCGCCCTGCCCGAGAGGAGGGGCGAGAGACCACGCCCCGGGGGTCTCCAGCTACCGTGGTTCATACCCCTCCGGTCGTTTTCCTACTCGGGGCTCTGACACCCGCCGGGATGGGCAACTGAAGGGCCGAGACGTTCGCCTCTGAATCCGGCCCCTACTCCTTCAGCTCCGGCCGGCCCAGGCCGGTGCCCTAAGGCCCGGGCAGGGAGACGCAGAGCCTCCCAATCTCTTCAACCCTTCCACACCCGCCACGCTGTTCCTGGGATCCGGACACTCACGCTCGGCCCTCGGGAGCGGCGCAGCCCCGGACGCCAGGGCCTCCGGGGCTCAGCGCAGGGTCCCAAGGGCGGCCATGAACGCGGCCTGGGCCAAATGCAGCGTTGGCAGGAAGAGGGGCCGGGGCCGCTGCCACGTGACCCTCCAGCTGTGCGCGCCTGGACAGCGGGAGCTCAGCTCCGCCCCGGGAGCGCGGTGTC
This is a stretch of genomic DNA from Choloepus didactylus isolate mChoDid1 chromosome 22, mChoDid1.pri, whole genome shotgun sequence. It encodes these proteins:
- the B3GNT9 gene encoding UDP-GlcNAc:betaGal beta-1,3-N-acetylglucosaminyltransferase 9; amino-acid sequence: MRRRLRLRGDAALTLLLGSALGLLLYSQREGAAPTTSAPRALGRAAPRPSHRPRVFQAPEAGADPPAYEGDTLAPPTPTGPFDFRGYLRAKDQRRFPLLMNQPHKCRGDGERSGPPDLLIAVKSVAADFERRQAVRQTWGAEGRVQGALVRRVFLLGVPRGAGTDGADVDGAGTRGHWRVLLRAESSAYKDILLWAFDDTFFNLTLKEIHFLAWASAFCPDVRFVFKGDSDVFVHVGNLLEFLAPRDPAQDLLAGDVIVQARPIRVRASKYYIPEAVYGLQAYPAYAGGGGFVLSGATLHRLADACAQVELFPIDDVFLGMCLQRLRLTPEPHPAFRTFGISPPSAAPHLRTFDPCFYRELVVVHGLSAADIWLMWRLLHGPHGTACARPWPAAAGPFQWGP